A genomic segment from Spinacia oleracea cultivar Varoflay chromosome 3, BTI_SOV_V1, whole genome shotgun sequence encodes:
- the LOC110786305 gene encoding cyclin-B1-4-like isoform X1, with amino-acid sequence MRFFCVDPIHSRDPEQSADSIMNSNLIRQMLQRPSTGSRKIIMGRREYILGKIEWYLIVPKPYVFLTRYIKAWIPDNEIIFHCSKLLKIMFKYSSVH; translated from the exons ATGAGATTTTTCTGTGTTGACCCTATTCACTCCAG GGACCCTGAACAATCCGCAGATTCTATTATGAATTCAAACCTGATACGACAGATGCTCCAAAGACCAAGCACAGGATCAAG gaagataattatgggacggagggagtatatactaGGCAAGATAGAGTGGTATTTAATTGTTCCTAAACCTTATGTTTTCCTTACGCGCTACATCAAGGCCTGGATTCCCGACAATGAA ATAATTTTCCATTGCTCAAAACTTTTGAAGATTATGTTCAAGTATTCCTCTGTGCATTGA
- the LOC110786305 gene encoding uncharacterized protein isoform X2 translates to MRFFCVDPIHSRRDPEQSADSIMNSNLIRQMLQRPSTGSRFRMHLEIMVVEEKNQVVMHSSFNYEADILELCIEWPLF, encoded by the exons ATGAGATTTTTCTGTGTTGACCCTATTCACTCCAG GAGGGACCCTGAACAATCCGCAGATTCTATTATGAATTCAAACCTGATACGACAGATGCTCCAAAGACCAAGCACAGGATCAAG GTTCAGGATGCATTTGGAGATAATGGTGGTGGAAGAAAAGAATCAAGTGGTGATGCATAGCTCCTTCAACTATGAAGCTGATATTCTTGAACTTTGTATTGAGTGGCCTTTGTTTTGA
- the LOC110786305 gene encoding uncharacterized protein isoform X3 — MRFFCVDPIHSRDPEQSADSIMNSNLIRQMLQRPSTGSRFRMHLEIMVVEEKNQVVMHSSFNYEADILELCIEWPLF; from the exons ATGAGATTTTTCTGTGTTGACCCTATTCACTCCAG GGACCCTGAACAATCCGCAGATTCTATTATGAATTCAAACCTGATACGACAGATGCTCCAAAGACCAAGCACAGGATCAAG GTTCAGGATGCATTTGGAGATAATGGTGGTGGAAGAAAAGAATCAAGTGGTGATGCATAGCTCCTTCAACTATGAAGCTGATATTCTTGAACTTTGTATTGAGTGGCCTTTGTTTTGA